In the Calonectris borealis chromosome 11, bCalBor7.hap1.2, whole genome shotgun sequence genome, one interval contains:
- the FBXO22 gene encoding F-box only protein 22 isoform X4 encodes MEAAAKGAFVLGNLAEVVERVLGFLPTKALLRAACVCRLWRECARRILRARQRVAWVSALEPGPAESHALVRALARELEKVHVLPQTVLYVADAETFSGHEECHEQKKARKRNSKETAIALEKLLPKRCQVLGLVTPGIVVTPMGSSSNQPQEIEEGEAGFALLFPKIDGVKIHTFHFSKDLKNRVFDESKFAEAGLKNNPDLRVVLLFGYNSWKSGATRFLHQIVNPLNEKSIILAGGQVESFTSLTSEKAVAEHSNRTVPQEHTQYRCRC; translated from the exons atGGAGGCCGCCGCCAAGGGCGCCTTCGTCCTCGGCAACCTGGCCGAGGTGGTGGAGCGCGTCCTCGGCTTCCTGCCCACCAAGGCGCTGCTGCGCGCCGCCTG CGTCTGCCGGCTGTGGAGGGAGTGCGCCCGGCGCATCCTGCGGGCGCGGCAGCGCGTCGCCTGGGTGTCGGCGCTGGAGCCGGGCCCCGCCGAGAGCCACGCGCTGGTGCGCGCGCTGGCCCGCGAGCTGGAG AAGGTGCACGTGCTGCCCCAAACCGTGCTCTACGTCGCAGACGCAGAAACGTTCAGCGGGCACGAGGAGTGTCACGAGCAAAAGAAAG ccaggaaaagaaacagtaaagaaaCAGCAATTGCGCTCGAAAAATTGTTGCCAAAGCGATGTCAGGTTCTTGGACTGGTCACCCCAGGGATTGTAG TTACCCCTATGGGTTCAAGCAGCAATCAACCTCAAGAAATTGAAGAGGGCGAAGCTGGGTTTGCTCTGTTGTTTCCCAAAATCGATGGGGTGAAAATTCATACCTTCCATTTTTCAAAAGACTTGAAGAACAGGGTCTTTGATGAAAGTAAATTTGCTGAAGCAG GTCTGAAGAATAACCCAGATCTCCGGGTGGTTCTTCTGTTTGGCTACAACTCCTGGAAGTCTGGAGCGACTCGATTTCTTCATCAAATAGTCAatcctttgaatgagaaaagtATCATCCTGGCTGGGGGACAAGTGGAGAGCTTTACATCACTGACCTCTGAGAA AGCAGTAGCTGAACACTCAAACAGGACTGTGCCCCAGGAGCACACCCAATACCGCTGCCGCTGCTGA
- the FBXO22 gene encoding F-box only protein 22 isoform X2 codes for MEAAAKGAFVLGNLAEVVERVLGFLPTKALLRAACVCRLWRECARRILRARQRVAWVSALEPGPAESHALVRALARELEKVHVLPQTVLYVADAETFSGHEECHEQKKARKRNSKETAIALEKLLPKRCQVLGLVTPGIVVTPMGSSSNQPQEIEEGEAGFALLFPKIDGVKIHTFHFSKDLKNRVFDESKFAEAGLKNNPDLRVVLLFGYNSWKSGATRFLHQIVNPLNEKSIILAGGQVESFTSLTSEKKLRSLEEWTSCNQNPFQNINIILVILTNLVVGIGFNIIAARRLCILCKPLYMSELEVNDI; via the exons atGGAGGCCGCCGCCAAGGGCGCCTTCGTCCTCGGCAACCTGGCCGAGGTGGTGGAGCGCGTCCTCGGCTTCCTGCCCACCAAGGCGCTGCTGCGCGCCGCCTG CGTCTGCCGGCTGTGGAGGGAGTGCGCCCGGCGCATCCTGCGGGCGCGGCAGCGCGTCGCCTGGGTGTCGGCGCTGGAGCCGGGCCCCGCCGAGAGCCACGCGCTGGTGCGCGCGCTGGCCCGCGAGCTGGAG AAGGTGCACGTGCTGCCCCAAACCGTGCTCTACGTCGCAGACGCAGAAACGTTCAGCGGGCACGAGGAGTGTCACGAGCAAAAGAAAG ccaggaaaagaaacagtaaagaaaCAGCAATTGCGCTCGAAAAATTGTTGCCAAAGCGATGTCAGGTTCTTGGACTGGTCACCCCAGGGATTGTAG TTACCCCTATGGGTTCAAGCAGCAATCAACCTCAAGAAATTGAAGAGGGCGAAGCTGGGTTTGCTCTGTTGTTTCCCAAAATCGATGGGGTGAAAATTCATACCTTCCATTTTTCAAAAGACTTGAAGAACAGGGTCTTTGATGAAAGTAAATTTGCTGAAGCAG GTCTGAAGAATAACCCAGATCTCCGGGTGGTTCTTCTGTTTGGCTACAACTCCTGGAAGTCTGGAGCGACTCGATTTCTTCATCAAATAGTCAatcctttgaatgagaaaagtATCATCCTGGCTGGGGGACAAGTGGAGAGCTTTACATCACTGACCTCTGAGAA aaagCTGAGAAGTCTGGAAGAGTGGACATCTTGCAATCAAAACCCCTTccaaaacataaacataattTTGGTAATATTAACGAATCTTGTAGTTGGAATAGGGTTTAATATAATAGCTGCGAGAAGGCTTTGCATTTTGTGTAAACCCCTGTACATGTCAGAATTGGAGGTAAATGATATTTGA
- the FBXO22 gene encoding F-box only protein 22 isoform X1, with translation MEAAAKGAFVLGNLAEVVERVLGFLPTKALLRAACVCRLWRECARRILRARQRVAWVSALEPGPAESHALVRALARELEKVHVLPQTVLYVADAETFSGHEECHEQKKARKRNSKETAIALEKLLPKRCQVLGLVTPGIVVTPMGSSSNQPQEIEEGEAGFALLFPKIDGVKIHTFHFSKDLKNRVFDESKFAEAGLKNNPDLRVVLLFGYNSWKSGATRFLHQIVNPLNEKSIILAGGQVESFTSLTSENNNAQPGDACGVVGLAFSGPQIQSATVLLDQDVADERTAEAAMQRLKAANIPERNTIGFMFACVGRGYRHYKTKRNMEADAFRKFFPNVPLFGFFGHGEIGCDRIVTGNFVLRECNDIKDDLLHGYTTVMTLIHLGSTKANQV, from the exons atGGAGGCCGCCGCCAAGGGCGCCTTCGTCCTCGGCAACCTGGCCGAGGTGGTGGAGCGCGTCCTCGGCTTCCTGCCCACCAAGGCGCTGCTGCGCGCCGCCTG CGTCTGCCGGCTGTGGAGGGAGTGCGCCCGGCGCATCCTGCGGGCGCGGCAGCGCGTCGCCTGGGTGTCGGCGCTGGAGCCGGGCCCCGCCGAGAGCCACGCGCTGGTGCGCGCGCTGGCCCGCGAGCTGGAG AAGGTGCACGTGCTGCCCCAAACCGTGCTCTACGTCGCAGACGCAGAAACGTTCAGCGGGCACGAGGAGTGTCACGAGCAAAAGAAAG ccaggaaaagaaacagtaaagaaaCAGCAATTGCGCTCGAAAAATTGTTGCCAAAGCGATGTCAGGTTCTTGGACTGGTCACCCCAGGGATTGTAG TTACCCCTATGGGTTCAAGCAGCAATCAACCTCAAGAAATTGAAGAGGGCGAAGCTGGGTTTGCTCTGTTGTTTCCCAAAATCGATGGGGTGAAAATTCATACCTTCCATTTTTCAAAAGACTTGAAGAACAGGGTCTTTGATGAAAGTAAATTTGCTGAAGCAG GTCTGAAGAATAACCCAGATCTCCGGGTGGTTCTTCTGTTTGGCTACAACTCCTGGAAGTCTGGAGCGACTCGATTTCTTCATCAAATAGTCAatcctttgaatgagaaaagtATCATCCTGGCTGGGGGACAAGTGGAGAGCTTTACATCACTGACCTCTGAGAA CAACAACGCCCAGCCCGGCGATGCCTGCGGGGTGGTGGGGCTGGCTTTCAGCGGTCCCCAGATCCAGAGTGCCACCGTCTTGTTAGACCAGGATGTAGCTGACGAGAGGACAGCAGAAGCCGCCATGCAGCGACTCAAAGCAGCAAACATCCCTGAGCGTAACACCATTGGCTTCATGTTTGCCTGTGTTGGCAGAGGATATCGGCATTATAAAACCAAAAGGAATATGGAAGCAGATGCCTTTAGGAAGTTTTTTCCAAACGTTCCCCTCTTTGGCTTTTTTGGACATGGGGAAATAGGATGTGATCGAATAGTTACTGGGAATTTCGTATTAAGAGAATGTAATGACATAAAGGATGACCTGCTTCATGGTTATACTACCGTTATGACTCTTATTCATCTTGGTTCAACTAAAGCAAACCAagtgtaa
- the FBXO22 gene encoding F-box only protein 22 isoform X5 codes for MEAAAKGAFVLGNLAEVVERVLGFLPTKALLRAACVCRLWRECARRILRARQRVAWVSALEPGPAESHALVRALARELEKVHVLPQTVLYVADAETFSGHEECHEQKKARKRNSKETAIALEKLLPKRCQVLGLVTPGIVVTPMGSSSNQPQEIEEGEAGFALLFPKIDGVKIHTFHFSKDLKNRVFDESKFAEAGLKNNPDLRVVLLFGYNSWKSGATRFLHQIVNPLNEKSIILAGGQVESFTSLTSEKE; via the exons atGGAGGCCGCCGCCAAGGGCGCCTTCGTCCTCGGCAACCTGGCCGAGGTGGTGGAGCGCGTCCTCGGCTTCCTGCCCACCAAGGCGCTGCTGCGCGCCGCCTG CGTCTGCCGGCTGTGGAGGGAGTGCGCCCGGCGCATCCTGCGGGCGCGGCAGCGCGTCGCCTGGGTGTCGGCGCTGGAGCCGGGCCCCGCCGAGAGCCACGCGCTGGTGCGCGCGCTGGCCCGCGAGCTGGAG AAGGTGCACGTGCTGCCCCAAACCGTGCTCTACGTCGCAGACGCAGAAACGTTCAGCGGGCACGAGGAGTGTCACGAGCAAAAGAAAG ccaggaaaagaaacagtaaagaaaCAGCAATTGCGCTCGAAAAATTGTTGCCAAAGCGATGTCAGGTTCTTGGACTGGTCACCCCAGGGATTGTAG TTACCCCTATGGGTTCAAGCAGCAATCAACCTCAAGAAATTGAAGAGGGCGAAGCTGGGTTTGCTCTGTTGTTTCCCAAAATCGATGGGGTGAAAATTCATACCTTCCATTTTTCAAAAGACTTGAAGAACAGGGTCTTTGATGAAAGTAAATTTGCTGAAGCAG GTCTGAAGAATAACCCAGATCTCCGGGTGGTTCTTCTGTTTGGCTACAACTCCTGGAAGTCTGGAGCGACTCGATTTCTTCATCAAATAGTCAatcctttgaatgagaaaagtATCATCCTGGCTGGGGGACAAGTGGAGAGCTTTACATCACTGACCTCTGAGAA agaatga
- the FBXO22 gene encoding F-box only protein 22 isoform X3, translating to MEAAAKGAFVLGNLAEVVERVLGFLPTKALLRAACVCRLWRECARRILRARQRVAWVSALEPGPAESHALVRALARELEKVHVLPQTVLYVADAETFSGHEECHEQKKARKRNSKETAIALEKLLPKRCQVLGLVTPGIVVTPMGSSSNQPQEIEEGEAGFALLFPKIDGVKIHTFHFSKDLKNRVFDESKFAEAGLKNNPDLRVVLLFGYNSWKSGATRFLHQIVNPLNEKSIILAGGQVESFTSLTSEKIPAGQAGAALAPAALLQRESPLCHLTRGCWCLLAGRPVLGSAVRMLPRAPLMPA from the exons atGGAGGCCGCCGCCAAGGGCGCCTTCGTCCTCGGCAACCTGGCCGAGGTGGTGGAGCGCGTCCTCGGCTTCCTGCCCACCAAGGCGCTGCTGCGCGCCGCCTG CGTCTGCCGGCTGTGGAGGGAGTGCGCCCGGCGCATCCTGCGGGCGCGGCAGCGCGTCGCCTGGGTGTCGGCGCTGGAGCCGGGCCCCGCCGAGAGCCACGCGCTGGTGCGCGCGCTGGCCCGCGAGCTGGAG AAGGTGCACGTGCTGCCCCAAACCGTGCTCTACGTCGCAGACGCAGAAACGTTCAGCGGGCACGAGGAGTGTCACGAGCAAAAGAAAG ccaggaaaagaaacagtaaagaaaCAGCAATTGCGCTCGAAAAATTGTTGCCAAAGCGATGTCAGGTTCTTGGACTGGTCACCCCAGGGATTGTAG TTACCCCTATGGGTTCAAGCAGCAATCAACCTCAAGAAATTGAAGAGGGCGAAGCTGGGTTTGCTCTGTTGTTTCCCAAAATCGATGGGGTGAAAATTCATACCTTCCATTTTTCAAAAGACTTGAAGAACAGGGTCTTTGATGAAAGTAAATTTGCTGAAGCAG GTCTGAAGAATAACCCAGATCTCCGGGTGGTTCTTCTGTTTGGCTACAACTCCTGGAAGTCTGGAGCGACTCGATTTCTTCATCAAATAGTCAatcctttgaatgagaaaagtATCATCCTGGCTGGGGGACAAGTGGAGAGCTTTACATCACTGACCTCTGAGAA GATCCCTGCAGGGCAGGCCGGGGCTGCGCTtgctccagctgctctgctgcagagggAGAGCCCTTTGTGCCATCTGACGCGCGGGTGCTGGTGCCTCCTCGCCGGGCGCCCCGTGCTGGGGTCTGCAGTGCGGATGTTGCCGCGGGCTCCTCTCATGCCAGCGTAG